GATCTGTCTTCTACCCAAACACCTGCTTGCTTCCAGCCAGTCCTCTCCTCACTCCTTCATAGGCTACAGACCCTAGCTTTGTTGCATCATCCTATCACCTCCAGGAATCAGACCCAgacttctgcattaatgaatattcagtttaaccctggcCACATTGCAGAGGGATAATAGAGCAGCAACAAAAGAAGAAGTTCtacagcagttatcagctacagtccatGCACTTTCAATCATCAACTATATAAAAGGGTCAAAAGCCTGTCCCTTATACAAAAATACTGATATTGCATAGAACGGGTTTTAATAAAGTAACACATGTTCATGAGATTGTTTACATTaagatcacattcacatatatagcTAATATCTTATAGTGACACACTAGGTAATAAAACCAAAAGATTACCATCACACTCAGGGAACTAGCAACTTCTAGAGGAAGTCTGAAATGAGTGTAGTTAAGATAGCAAGTCATCTAATctattcaaatagtttttatttggATTTGACCATTTACATTTTAAACTATAACTATATGTGAATGAAGCACACATTAGGTAACTAACTTTATGTGTATTTTACAGGTTTGCTGTGAATTGGAAGAATGTCAAAATCCCTTTCTAGATCTCCAGCCATCAGACAATGGGTGGGATCAGTTTTTTGTTTACCATCAAGAAAGCCCATTGGTGACCTGTGACCAAATTGCAGCAATCATCAAAGATGCCATCAACAGAAGACGTATAGGCATGGTTCCCAATAGCCGTACTTCCTCTACAGAGGCTGTTGCAGGGAGTGCTCCCTTGTCTCAGGGTTCATCTGGTATTATGGAATTATATGGCTCTGATGTAGACCCTCCTCAAAATCCTGTGAATTTTCCAGATAATCAGCAGGAGGCAAATGGATCTGCACAAGTCCAGGTGGATGTCAACATAGATCTTGTAAGCCCAGACAGTGGCCTTGCTACAATAAGAAGCAGCCGTTCATCTAAAGAGAGCTCTGTTTTTCTTAGTGATGACAGTCCAGTTGCTGAAGCTGCTGGTTCTCATCATAATTTTTCTGCAGGTATTGATTCTTATGGGCCTATCCCAGAATGTGtcatcattgaagaagaaacaCCTTCATCCAGAAACAGTGATAACATTGATCTTTTCAGCTTTGATCTAGCTCCAAACATTCATTCTGAATCTTCTTCACATTCTGCTGACTATTCAATGGCTGATGATTTTTTCTTTCAGAGTGATTCCTCAGAAGGACAGCAAGCTGTTGCTCAGAAAGAACATAATGAATTGCGGTTCTACAGAGAAAATATGGCTAACTGTTCAACCTCATTATTGCAAACAAAAGTTGCTAATGTTTCATTAGCGGAAGTAGAAAATATAAGTTTAGTAGAATTTGATGACAACTTCATGCATAGTCCTGAGAACCATGAGGACTTATGTGATAAAAATCCAAGTATTAGTGATCTGGCTGAATATGATGCCACTTTATCTTCTGAGGTCCTTGGACAAGCAGAAGTTAAAGTTCCCCCAACACCAATGAACAGTTTAGTTGAAAGTTCTCCACTGGATAATGGACCACCAACCTTTTTCTCAGATGATGTCATAGAAAATTTAAACAAACTAGGATCTTCAGACATATCTCAGGTTAAATATGGATACTGGAGGAATGGAGAGGACCCAGATGCCCTGTTGAATGACACATGGAGTTCAAGTGAACAGGAGTCCGTATTTCAAAGCCCAGACTCTTGGAAAGACCAAAAGCCAAAGGACTATAGTGAAAGTAGAAACTTAGTTGATTCATTTCAACTAATGGGACCATCCTGTTACAGACAAAATAACAGAGGCAAGCATGATGAAAATGCTATGCAAGAAACCAGACCTTATTCTGATTTATGGAAATCAAACAAACCATTTCATGGCGGGTCAGATCCATGGTGTGATTCCTCAGATAAATTTGTAAAGTGTAACAATGAACCAGATAATTCTTGGAGCGCATTGCATGGCGTAAAACATAGGAAATATTTCACAGAAGTGAATGAAGTAGGTGATACAGAGAGTGACCAGTCTTCTGAAAATACTCCCGTTGCCATGGAAACTAAAATGGGTCAAGATATGCTCGAAGAAAACAAACATACCAAAAAGGCAAATGGAATTCCTAATTTAGCATTAAGTTCAAAATGCAATGTCTTTGAATCAGATATAGAAGCAACTACTGATTTAAAACACATACACAGAAATCTTTGTGGCTGGGACTTATATGACCGTAATCAAGAGCCAAGTGCTATAGATGACCATATTGCCTGGGAAGATCCCTTTTTGTCTTATAGATGTATTGATTTTACATCTCCTGCTACAAGTAAGGATTGCATAGTTTCTCCTCCAGACACCAACTACTCCACATCTGACTCAATTTCATCACCTCTTTGTGATGATGAGTTGCATGAAAACTTGTGGCAAGAGCAAAATGCAGATGAGCAAACTCAAAATTTCTTACCTGCTGCCTACACTGAGGAACCCATATTAAATAATACAAGTGCACCAAATTCTGCAAATAGTGATGTGAATGAAGGAGAATCTCCTGCCTTTTCCATAACAACTGAGAAAATGATTGAAGCTGTTGTCAAAATGCAAGAAAACGACACAATGAACAACCAGAAAATTTTCTTATTGCAAGACACTGGCACTGAATgcaacaatggaaaaaaaaaagtacttaataGAATACATTTATCTAATGAGATTGATGACAGGTCGGAATGTTCACCCAAAGCAAGCAATGAAAATATATTTCAGTTTTCTGTTGCAAGTAATTGTTCAAGTCCTTTTGATATTATTACGAGTGATTTTCAGAGCTGCTTGTTGCCATGTACCTCAAAAGATTTATCGCCAAATAATTTATCAGATAATACTTTGTTAAGAAAGCATGAGCCTCATCCAAAAGTTCATAAACATAGCAGTTTAAACACTGATCTCTTTGATGACCTTGAGTCTGTAAAGCCACCAGCTATCCAACTGGGTTGTTCTACTCTACCACAGAAGGTATTAAAAGTGTCTGAAACACAGAATGAAACCACAGGCGACCGTCAGCTCATGTTTCACACACAAGAAGATGAAAACTTTGATGTCAACATTAATCGTGAATATGAAGATGCTTGGGATTTGCAGTGTGACACAGAATCTTCTTCTTTAAACACTCCAGATGAATTGGACAATTCTAGCTTACGTTATTTACCAAATGTTAATCTGCTTAATAATTCTGTTTCAAGTAAAAAAGAAGGCCACGAGGCCTTAAACAAAGATACAGATTCAGTTATTCATTTGTCACCTGTCAATGAAACTAGATTTCAGGCCAATAATGACAATCCTGAGAATTTAACTCAGAACTCATACCCAGAGACTTACAAGTTACAAAAGCCCTCATTTTCAGAAAAACGTTCACTTACTGAAAAAGAATCTGTTAGCAAGAAGATTGAAATTAAAGAAAATCATTTCAACCCTTCAAACCTTACTGTTGAAGGTGCTGCTTGCCAAGATGATATAGTAAATAGTCCTCAGAGCATCTCAGGATCTGCTGAAACTGATTCAGATTTAAGTCCAGAGGTAGTTAATATCAATACATCTGAAGAACTAAAAATGAATGCTTGTTATAATGAAAACAATCTAAGTGGCTCTTCACTTTCCAGTTCAACAAGCCCAGAGCCAGCGGCCGATGGCTGTAACACTACATATGATGAGCCAACGTGTGCAAGTAAAAATAGATATCTTCCAGTTTCAAAAAATAATGTGCAACTCTACAGCTTCTTGAAATGTAATTCAGATACAAGTGATAATGTTAATGCCCAGAAGAGCTCACTAAACACCATTAACAAAGTTCCAATGAATCTAGATATTTGGAATACTCGGGTATGTGAAGAGTCTGAGTCTTCAACTTCTAGCCCTGAGTCAAATGAAGTTCTAGATAATTCCAGTTCATTGGAGAAAGATACCAAAAACAGTTTTGAGAAGCAACTATTGGATTTGGAGTCTACAGGATCAACATTTTTTGAGAACAATGAGTCAAATTCAACTACTCCAGGCATAGAAGACCAAACATTAGAAGAGCAGATAGGTTGGGTCCACAACTTTTCTTCTTTGGAGTACAAAGCAGAACAGAGCAATACAGATCTTGATGTAACTGAATCTACTCTATATCATAACAGTCTAGTGGATTGCTCTGCTGTAGTTCCAAATGTCAGGAATGCAATATTATTACAAACATTATTACCTGACTACAAGAATTCCGAACAGCAAGAAAATGAAATATTAGAATATTCCTCCTTTGTTTCACAAAGCAATACACTGTCACAAATTGAACAAAGCCATTGGCCTACAAGAAATTGTAAGTGTGCAGATATAGTCCCCTTGGCATCATTTAGTGGAGACTATCCTTCACTTCATCATTGCTTTGAGGATCCTTCAAAGGAAAAGGAAAATTCATTAAATATCTGGACAAGAAATGCAGATGTTAGCTTTACATCTCCGTCTGACTCTGAAGATAACTTCAACCCTAAATTAAACAGAGAAAATGATATACAGGTTGTCCAACATGTTAAAGAAACAGATTTCATGGCGAAAGTTCAAAGCAATTTTCCAAATATTTGTAAAAACAACCAAACTCATATTGTAAATGAGCAAGGTAATTTATATACTCTGCCAGGTTACAACGATGTAAATACTAAAACAAACCCGATAAACATATCAGACACTACAGAAATAAGCAATACAAACTGTGGTCTACAGGATGATGACTTGGTGTCCATTGGTGAGCTTGAACACAATAGTATAATAAGTAGCTTTGAGCATTGTGAACGATTACACTCTGCAAGTTCCTTGCACTCCGACTTTATGCCTGATATCTTAGATGACCACAATCTGGAATCTTCTCCTTTTTTTTGTGTGGATCCAGACCTTTGGAACATGgcagaaaaaaattgcaataacgtaTCTTTAAAAGACAGTCCTGATGTGTTAAATAGTTGTGAGAACAGTTCCCAGGCTTCTGATAGCCCAGATCTCTGTAAAGAGTATGAAAATGGTCAACTCTACAGGCAGCAGTTAAACGTATGGACAGACTACTTCCCAAGAACAGCAGCACAATCTGACAGTTCAAATGTGAGTCAATATGATTCTCAGGAACAGGAACCTTCAAAAACATCGAGTACGTCTGCTAGTAATGTCTTGGAGTTAGATTTCATTGATCATGAAAATCATAGCAGTGTAAGAACTGATACTGCTAACGCAGTGTTTTTTGTCAAACATAATGTTGACTTAATTCTTAGAGGCCAAAGTCCATCAACTAGAGAGAATGAATATTTGATAAGACCAGAGACATCAAATATAATGTTTGTAGACAATGCATCACTAATTAGTCATAGTGAGGAGGCTGAAGATCTTAACCAGATAAGAGGTACACAGGCAAAAGAAGAGGATGCACATCTGAATCCACTTCTAAATAGCAAAGAAGCTGGGAAAGATGCTGGATTCACAGAAAGGATTCTGAATAACCCGATTTCTCCTCCAGGTGGCAACATTGGACTGCATAATGGTAAGAACATTAACCATAGTTTCTAAATATTAAGCTAGGTTCAAACCTTGCTATTTGGCTGGTGCTCCACACTGCAACGCACATAGTGCATTGTCTCTCAGTGCACTGCAGTGTGGCACATCTCCATCTTTAATGCACGTTAggatgccattcagaatgaatggcaccgcaTTGCAACATCGCAAGTAGCGCACAGTACCGTCCAATGCGGTAACATGTACAGAAATATGCACGTTCCCACAACCTGACACTGTGAACAGAACCTTAAAGTGCTGTCTAAATTCTGTGACTATGGCTTTAAGCTCTAAATGTTGGTAAACTGACATTTATGAATGAGGACAAAAGCAAAGCTCCGGTATATTACACAGTATGATatccacacttatgccctgtacacacgattttctgacggaaaatgttcgatgggagcttgttgcaaattccgactgtgtgaaggctccatcgaacattttccatcggaatttccgtcacacaaaatttgagacctggatctcaaattttccgacaacaaaatccgttgtcgtaaattccgatcctgtgtacacaattccgacgcacaaaattccacgcatgctcggaatcaagcagaagaaccgcattggctattgaacttaatttttctcggctcgtcgtacc
This window of the Aquarana catesbeiana isolate 2022-GZ linkage group LG01, ASM4218655v1, whole genome shotgun sequence genome carries:
- the PRUNE2 gene encoding protein prune homolog 2 isoform X10 — protein: MEEFLQRTKSTLDQSKHLEKVHIAIGNKCCDLDSIISTLAYAYYLDKMTSPSVLCLPVLNVTRVEFSFYSETRFILEELDIPESYLTFKDEINLHRLNEEEKLSVTLVNFSAFTSEDENLASSIVKIINPGKRFDGDQGIHDSSSAFVAREILQEAPELVTCQLAHLLRGSILFCCLSAEHERLPTEQEEIIGILEQRFPELLSREELISSLQETRLHTQGASLEEIILKEFKELSDGDIKVAITTMHMSLEDLMSYRNIIGDLKVFLDKYEIDILILLASYTCGEQSSRQQIAVYSDNPELCSQVCCELEECQNPFLDLQPSDNGWDQFFVYHQESPLVTCDQIAAIIKDAINRRRIGMVPNSRTSSTEAVAGSAPLSQGSSGIMELYGSDVDPPQNPVNFPDNQQEANGSAQVQVDVNIDLVSPDSGLATIRSSRSSKESSVFLSDDSPVAEAAGSHHNFSAGIDSYGPIPECVIIEEETPSSRNSDNIDLFSFDLAPNIHSESSSHSADYSMADDFFFQSDSSEGQQAVAQKEHNELRFYRENMANCSTSLLQTKVANVSLAEVENISLVEFDDNFMHSPENHEDLCDKNPSISDLAEYDATLSSEVLGQAEVKVPPTPMNSLVESSPLDNGPPTFFSDDVIENLNKLGSSDISQVKYGYWRNGEDPDALLNDTWSSSEQESVFQSPDSWKDQKPKDYSESRNLVDSFQLMGPSCYRQNNRGKHDENAMQETRPYSDLWKSNKPFHGGSDPWCDSSDKFVKCNNEPDNSWSALHGVKHRKYFTEVNEVGDTESDQSSENTPVAMETKMGQDMLEENKHTKKANGIPNLALSSKCNVFESDIEATTDLKHIHRNLCGWDLYDRNQEPSAIDDHIAWEDPFLSYRCIDFTSPATSKDCIVSPPDTNYSTSDSISSPLCDDELHENLWQEQNADEQTQNFLPAAYTEEPILNNTSAPNSANSDVNEGESPAFSITTEKMIEAVVKMQENDTMNNQKIFLLQDTGTECNNGKKKVLNRIHLSNEIDDRSECSPKASNENIFQFSVASNCSSPFDIITSDFQSCLLPCTSKDLSPNNLSDNTLLRKHEPHPKVHKHSSLNTDLFDDLESVKPPAIQLGCSTLPQKVLKVSETQNETTGDRQLMFHTQEDENFDVNINREYEDAWDLQCDTESSSLNTPDELDNSSLRYLPNVNLLNNSVSSKKEGHEALNKDTDSVIHLSPVNETRFQANNDNPENLTQNSYPETYKLQKPSFSEKRSLTEKESVSKKIEIKENHFNPSNLTVEGAACQDDIVNSPQSISGSAETDSDLSPEVVNINTSEELKMNACYNENNLSGSSLSSSTSPEPAADGCNTTYDEPTCASKNRYLPVSKNNVQLYSFLKCNSDTSDNVNAQKSSLNTINKVPMNLDIWNTRVCEESESSTSSPESNEVLDNSSSLEKDTKNSFEKQLLDLESTGSTFFENNESNSTTPGIEDQTLEEQIGWVHNFSSLEYKAEQSNTDLDVTESTLYHNSLVDCSAVVPNVRNAILLQTLLPDYKNSEQQENEILEYSSFVSQSNTLSQIEQSHWPTRNCKCADIVPLASFSGDYPSLHHCFEDPSKEKENSLNIWTRNADVSFTSPSDSEDNFNPKLNRENDIQVVQHVKETDFMAKVQSNFPNICKNNQTHIVNEQGNLYTLPGYNDVNTKTNPINISDTTEISNTNCGLQDDDLVSIGELEHNSIISSFEHCERLHSASSLHSDFMPDILDDHNLESSPFFCVDPDLWNMAEKNCNNVSLKDSPDVLNSCENSSQASDSPDLCKEYENGQLYRQQLNVWTDYFPRTAAQSDSSNVSQYDSQEQEPSKTSSTSASNVLELDFIDHENHSSVRTDTANAVFFVKHNVDLILRGQSPSTRENEYLIRPETSNIMFVDNASLISHSEEAEDLNQIRGTQAKEEDAHLNPLLNSKEAGKDAGFTERILNNPISPPGGNIGLHNDTDTIFQKAMPDTVFSAESPDTVQSTSMTIVSENQDTYESRFHPFHLGEKSPSILLQRRQSKKTSEEISEHSWSIILSQTETSDTSPEDIFSRADTGDGDRDLALYEECDIQERSQTAIRDNDYAELEESFELCKMDVSDTRTSTATNNDFFSYGKGLHSKLSPEGGACALHLGKNADEQRSPVLDNVGMDIPYDAAEIRPEPPNSLDLNGSHARKIKLTAPNINLSLDHSEGSLLSDDNLDTPDELDINVDDLDTPDEADSFDYTGQDDRPALGHSVQQNFDSIEEYTAEEERADNKLWRTVIIGEQEQRINMKAIEPYKKVISHGGYYGEDVNAIIVFAACFLPDSSHTDYNYVMENLFLYVISTLELMVAEDYMIVYLNGATPRRKMPGLGWMKRCYQMIDRRSKFSSKIKYVSSLAELRELIPMDYVQIPESIIKAACMPTEPEITSLDQEFDKKTEDHL
- the PRUNE2 gene encoding protein prune homolog 2 isoform X1, translating into MEEFLQRTKSTLDQSKHLEKVHIAIGNKCCDLDSIISTLAYAYYLDKMTSPSVLCLPVLNVTRVEFSFYSETRFILEELDIPESYLTFKDEINLHRLNEEEKLSVTLVNFSAFTSEDENLASSIVKIINPGKRFDGDQGIHDSSSAFVAREILQEAPELVTCQLAHLLRGSILFCCLSAEHERLPTEQEEIIGILEQRFPELLSREELISSLQETRLHTQGASLEEIILKEFKELSDGDIKVAITTMHMSLEDLMSYRNIIGDLKVFLDKYEIDILILLASYTCGEQSSRQQIAVYSDNPELCSQVCCELEECQNPFLDLQPSDNGWDQFFVYHQESPLVTCDQIAAIIKDAINRRRIGMVPNSRTSSTEAVAGSAPLSQGSSGIMELYGSDVDPPQNPVNFPDNQQEANGSAQVQVDVNIDLVSPDSGLATIRSSRSSKESSVFLSDDSPVAEAAGSHHNFSAGIDSYGPIPECVIIEEETPSSRNSDNIDLFSFDLAPNIHSESSSHSADYSMADDFFFQSDSSEGQQAVAQKEHNELRFYRENMANCSTSLLQTKVANVSLAEVENISLVEFDDNFMHSPENHEDLCDKNPSISDLAEYDATLSSEVLGQAEVKVPPTPMNSLVESSPLDNGPPTFFSDDVIENLNKLGSSDISQVKYGYWRNGEDPDALLNDTWSSSEQESVFQSPDSWKDQKPKDYSESRNLVDSFQLMGPSCYRQNNRGKHDENAMQETRPYSDLWKSNKPFHGGSDPWCDSSDKFVKCNNEPDNSWSALHGVKHRKYFTEVNEVGDTESDQSSENTPVAMETKMGQDMLEENKHTKKANGIPNLALSSKCNVFESDIEATTDLKHIHRNLCGWDLYDRNQEPSAIDDHIAWEDPFLSYRCIDFTSPATSKDCIVSPPDTNYSTSDSISSPLCDDELHENLWQEQNADEQTQNFLPAAYTEEPILNNTSAPNSANSDVNEGESPAFSITTEKMIEAVVKMQENDTMNNQKIFLLQDTGTECNNGKKKVLNRIHLSNEIDDRSECSPKASNENIFQFSVASNCSSPFDIITSDFQSCLLPCTSKDLSPNNLSDNTLLRKHEPHPKVHKHSSLNTDLFDDLESVKPPAIQLGCSTLPQKVLKVSETQNETTGDRQLMFHTQEDENFDVNINREYEDAWDLQCDTESSSLNTPDELDNSSLRYLPNVNLLNNSVSSKKEGHEALNKDTDSVIHLSPVNETRFQANNDNPENLTQNSYPETYKLQKPSFSEKRSLTEKESVSKKIEIKENHFNPSNLTVEGAACQDDIVNSPQSISGSAETDSDLSPEVVNINTSEELKMNACYNENNLSGSSLSSSTSPEPAADGCNTTYDEPTCASKNRYLPVSKNNVQLYSFLKCNSDTSDNVNAQKSSLNTINKVPMNLDIWNTRVCEESESSTSSPESNEVLDNSSSLEKDTKNSFEKQLLDLESTGSTFFENNESNSTTPGIEDQTLEEQIGWVHNFSSLEYKAEQSNTDLDVTESTLYHNSLVDCSAVVPNVRNAILLQTLLPDYKNSEQQENEILEYSSFVSQSNTLSQIEQSHWPTRNCKCADIVPLASFSGDYPSLHHCFEDPSKEKENSLNIWTRNADVSFTSPSDSEDNFNPKLNRENDIQVVQHVKETDFMAKVQSNFPNICKNNQTHIVNEQGNLYTLPGYNDVNTKTNPINISDTTEISNTNCGLQDDDLVSIGELEHNSIISSFEHCERLHSASSLHSDFMPDILDDHNLESSPFFCVDPDLWNMAEKNCNNVSLKDSPDVLNSCENSSQASDSPDLCKEYENGQLYRQQLNVWTDYFPRTAAQSDSSNVSQYDSQEQEPSKTSSTSASNVLELDFIDHENHSSVRTDTANAVFFVKHNVDLILRGQSPSTRENEYLIRPETSNIMFVDNASLISHSEEAEDLNQIRGTQAKEEDAHLNPLLNSKEAGKDAGFTERILNNPISPPGGNIGLHNDTDTIFQKAMPDTVFSAESPDTVQSTSMTIVSENQDTYESRFHPFHLGEKSPSILLQRRQSKKTSEEISEHSWSIILSQTETSDTSPEDIFSRADTGDGDRDLALYEECDIQERSQTAIRDNDYAELEESFELCKMDVSDTRTSTATNNDFFSYGKGLHSKLSPEGGACALHLGKNADEQRSPVLDNVGMDIPYDAAEIRPEPPNSLDLNGSHARKIKLTAPNINLSLDHSEGSLLSDDNLDTPDELDINVDDLDTPDEADSFDYTGQDDRPALGHSVQQNFDSIEEYTAEEERADNKLWRTVIIGEQEQRINMKAIEPYKKVISHGGYYGEDVNAIIVFAACFLPDSSHTDYNYVMENLFLYVISTLELMVAEDYMIVYLNGATPRRKMPGLGWMKRCYQMIDRRLRKNLKSFIIVHPSWFIRTILAVTRPFISSKFSSKIKYVSSLAELRELIPMDYVQIPESIIKYEESRCFPRNVRLDEELKESEANCAHLHGGARRERKPEEGCIRTQREDIGGLYGQELHVCRPSQK
- the PRUNE2 gene encoding protein prune homolog 2 isoform X2, which encodes MEEFLQRTKSTLDQSKHLEKVHIAIGNKCCDLDSIISTLAYAYYLDKMTSPSVLCLPVLNVTRVEFSFYSETRFILEELDIPESYLTFKDEINLHRLNEEEKLSVTLVNFSAFTSEDENLASSIVKIINPGKRFDGDQGIHDSSSAFVAREILQEAPELVTCQLAHLLRGSILFCCLSAEHERLPTEQEEIIGILEQRFPELLSREELISSLQETRLHTQGASLEEIILKEFKELSDGDIKVAITTMHMSLEDLMSYRNIIGDLKVFLDKYEIDILILLASYTCGEQSSRQQIAVYSDNPELCSQVCCELEECQNPFLDLQPSDNGWDQFFVYHQESPLVTCDQIAAIIKDAINRRRIGMVPNSRTSSTEAVAGSAPLSQGSSGIMELYGSDVDPPQNPVNFPDNQQEANGSAQVQVDVNIDLVSPDSGLATIRSSRSSKESSVFLSDDSPVAEAAGSHHNFSAGIDSYGPIPECVIIEEETPSSRNSDNIDLFSFDLAPNIHSESSSHSADYSMADDFFFQSDSSEGQQAVAQKEHNELRFYRENMANCSTSLLQTKVANVSLAEVENISLVEFDDNFMHSPENHEDLCDKNPSISDLAEYDATLSSEVLGQAEVKVPPTPMNSLVESSPLDNGPPTFFSDDVIENLNKLGSSDISQVKYGYWRNGEDPDALLNDTWSSSEQESVFQSPDSWKDQKPKDYSESRNLVDSFQLMGPSCYRQNNRGKHDENAMQETRPYSDLWKSNKPFHGGSDPWCDSSDKFVKCNNEPDNSWSALHGVKHRKYFTEVNEVGDTESDQSSENTPVAMETKMGQDMLEENKHTKKANGIPNLALSSKCNVFESDIEATTDLKHIHRNLCGWDLYDRNQEPSAIDDHIAWEDPFLSYRCIDFTSPATSKDCIVSPPDTNYSTSDSISSPLCDDELHENLWQEQNADEQTQNFLPAAYTEEPILNNTSAPNSANSDVNEGESPAFSITTEKMIEAVVKMQENDTMNNQKIFLLQDTGTECNNGKKKVLNRIHLSNEIDDRSECSPKASNENIFQFSVASNCSSPFDIITSDFQSCLLPCTSKDLSPNNLSDNTLLRKHEPHPKVHKHSSLNTDLFDDLESVKPPAIQLGCSTLPQKVLKVSETQNETTGDRQLMFHTQEDENFDVNINREYEDAWDLQCDTESSSLNTPDELDNSSLRYLPNVNLLNNSVSSKKEGHEALNKDTDSVIHLSPVNETRFQANNDNPENLTQNSYPETYKLQKPSFSEKRSLTEKESVSKKIEIKENHFNPSNLTVEGAACQDDIVNSPQSISGSAETDSDLSPEVVNINTSEELKMNACYNENNLSGSSLSSSTSPEPAADGCNTTYDEPTCASKNRYLPVSKNNVQLYSFLKCNSDTSDNVNAQKSSLNTINKVPMNLDIWNTRVCEESESSTSSPESNEVLDNSSSLEKDTKNSFEKQLLDLESTGSTFFENNESNSTTPGIEDQTLEEQIGWVHNFSSLEYKAEQSNTDLDVTESTLYHNSLVDCSAVVPNVRNAILLQTLLPDYKNSEQQENEILEYSSFVSQSNTLSQIEQSHWPTRNCKCADIVPLASFSGDYPSLHHCFEDPSKEKENSLNIWTRNADVSFTSPSDSEDNFNPKLNRENDIQVVQHVKETDFMAKVQSNFPNICKNNQTHIVNEQGNLYTLPGYNDVNTKTNPINISDTTEISNTNCGLQDDDLVSIGELEHNSIISSFEHCERLHSASSLHSDFMPDILDDHNLESSPFFCVDPDLWNMAEKNCNNVSLKDSPDVLNSCENSSQASDSPDLCKEYENGQLYRQQLNVWTDYFPRTAAQSDSSNVSQYDSQEQEPSKTSSTSASNVLELDFIDHENHSSVRTDTANAVFFVKHNVDLILRGQSPSTRENEYLIRPETSNIMFVDNASLISHSEEAEDLNQIRGTQAKEEDAHLNPLLNSKEAGKDAGFTERILNNPISPPGGNIGLHNDTDTIFQKAMPDTVFSAESPDTVQSTSMTIVSENQDTYESRFHPFHLGEKSPSILLQRRQSKKTSEEISEHSWSIILSQTETSDTSPEDIFSRADTGDGDRDLALYEECDIQERSQTAIRDNDYAELEESFELCKMDVSDTRTSTATNNDFFSYGKGLHSKLSPEGGACALHLGKNADEQRSPVLDNVGMDIPYDAAEIRPEPPNSLDLNGSHARKIKLTAPNINLSLDHSEGSLLSDDNLDTPDELDINVDDLDTPDEADSFDYTGQDDRPALGHSVQQNFDSIEEYTAEEERADNKLWRTVIIGEQEQRINMKAIEPYKKVISHGGYYGEDVNAIIVFAACFLPDSSHTDYNYVMENLFLYVISTLELMVAEDYMIVYLNGATPRRKMPGLGWMKRCYQMIDRRLRKNLKSFIIVHPSWFIRTILAVTRPFISSKFSSKIKYVSSLAELRELIPMDYVQIPESIIKYEESRCFPRNVSCAHLHGGARRERKPEEGCIRTQREDIGGLYGQELHVCRPSQK